A portion of the Bacteroides faecium genome contains these proteins:
- the gldH gene encoding gliding motility lipoprotein GldH codes for MKSLLRNSLFCLFAACLAACNDENTVYHSYQSLPNEGWGKSDTLSFLIPITDSIPTTFRLFAEVRNRTDYLYHDLHLFISQNMPDSTVWRTDTIAISLADSTGRWTGKGWGSVFQAETFVKSVRPLHPGNYTIKVMSGMKDEKLQGINDIGIRVEKQRIED; via the coding sequence ATGAAAAGCCTTCTCAGGAATAGCTTATTTTGTCTGTTCGCTGCTTGTTTAGCAGCCTGTAACGACGAGAATACTGTGTATCACTCTTACCAATCCCTTCCTAATGAAGGATGGGGAAAGAGTGATACACTCTCTTTTCTTATTCCTATCACTGATAGTATTCCTACCACTTTCCGCCTATTCGCGGAAGTCCGTAACAGGACAGATTATCTTTATCATGACTTGCATTTATTCATTTCTCAAAATATGCCGGATTCTACGGTGTGGCGTACTGATACTATCGCTATCAGCCTTGCCGATTCCACAGGCAGATGGACAGGAAAAGGATGGGGAAGCGTTTTTCAAGCAGAAACATTCGTCAAATCCGTACGTCCTTTGCATCCGGGCAATTATACCATTAAGGTAATGAGCGGAATGAAAGACGAGAAATTGCAAGGAATAAATGACATAGGAATACGGGTTGAAAAACAACGCATAGAAGATTAA
- a CDS encoding PSP1 domain-containing protein, translating to MEYKLHNGSGGLCCKGCSRQDKKLNTYDWLADIPGNAEESDMVEVQFKNTRKGYYRNSNKIKLEKGDIVAVEAAPGHDIGVVTLTGRLVPLQMKKANFKADTEIKRVYRKAKPVDMEKFNEAKGKEHATMIRARQIALNLSLNMKIGDVEYQGDGNKAIFYYIADERVDFRQLIKVLAEAFRVRIEMKQIGARQEAGRIGGIGPCGRELCCATWMTSFVSVSTSAARYQDISLNPQKLAGQCAKLKCCLNYEVDCYVEAQKRLPSKEIELETKDGTFYFFKADILSNQISYSTDKSFPANLVTISGKRAFEIISMNRKGMKPDSLVEEEKKPEPKKPVDLLEQESLTRFDRNRNNKDGGNRNNKKKKKGNNNNNNRPQQQAEGGNRPQQPQRENDNRSQPSENGNRGERENRPRNNNNNRNRGQNQGQNQGRNNDNRRPERPQGQERPQNQERPQNQERPERPQGQERRPRPERPERGERPERPERNQNQEKPQNNNEKPSQE from the coding sequence ATGGAATATAAACTTCATAATGGGAGCGGCGGCCTTTGCTGCAAAGGGTGCTCCCGACAAGATAAGAAACTGAACACCTACGATTGGCTGGCTGATATTCCGGGCAATGCGGAAGAGAGTGACATGGTAGAGGTGCAATTCAAGAATACCCGGAAGGGGTATTACCGCAACAGCAATAAAATCAAACTGGAAAAGGGGGATATAGTTGCCGTTGAAGCTGCTCCGGGTCACGATATTGGTGTAGTAACGCTGACAGGCAGACTGGTTCCGCTGCAAATGAAGAAAGCAAACTTCAAGGCGGATACGGAAATCAAGCGCGTTTACCGGAAAGCCAAACCGGTGGATATGGAGAAATTCAACGAAGCCAAAGGTAAGGAGCATGCTACGATGATTCGTGCGCGCCAGATTGCTTTGAATCTGAGCCTGAACATGAAAATCGGCGATGTGGAGTATCAGGGAGATGGTAACAAGGCTATCTTCTATTATATTGCGGACGAGCGTGTGGATTTCCGCCAACTGATTAAGGTATTGGCGGAAGCGTTTCGTGTACGTATCGAGATGAAGCAGATTGGTGCACGCCAGGAAGCGGGACGTATCGGCGGTATCGGTCCTTGCGGACGCGAGCTTTGCTGTGCTACGTGGATGACGAGTTTCGTATCGGTATCTACCAGTGCAGCCCGTTATCAGGACATTTCACTGAATCCGCAGAAACTTGCCGGACAATGCGCGAAGCTGAAATGCTGTCTGAATTATGAAGTGGACTGCTATGTGGAAGCTCAAAAGCGTCTTCCTTCCAAGGAGATTGAACTGGAAACAAAGGATGGTACTTTCTATTTCTTCAAGGCGGATATTCTGAGCAATCAGATTTCTTATTCTACAGACAAGAGCTTCCCTGCTAATTTGGTTACGATTAGCGGTAAACGTGCTTTTGAGATTATCTCCATGAATAGAAAAGGGATGAAGCCGGACAGCCTGGTCGAAGAAGAGAAGAAGCCGGAACCGAAGAAACCGGTGGATTTGCTGGAACAGGAAAGCCTTACCCGTTTCGACCGCAACCGGAATAATAAGGATGGCGGAAACCGGAATAACAAGAAGAAGAAAAAAGGAAATAACAACAATAACAACCGCCCGCAGCAACAGGCAGAGGGTGGAAACCGTCCGCAACAACCTCAACGGGAGAATGATAACCGCTCGCAACCGTCAGAAAACGGAAACAGAGGGGAAAGGGAAAACCGACCGAGAAACAATAATAACAACCGGAACAGGGGACAGAATCAAGGACAGAATCAGGGACGGAATAACGACAACAGACGACCGGAACGCCCACAAGGACAAGAACGTCCTCAAAATCAGGAACGTCCTCAAAATCAGGAAAGACCGGAACGTCCGCAAGGTCAGGAGCGTCGTCCCAGACCGGAAAGACCCGAAAGAGGAGAAAGACCCGAAAGACCGGAAAGAAATCAGAATCAGGAGAAACCGCAGAATAATAATGAAAAGCCTTCTCAGGAATAG